From Deferrisoma camini S3R1, the proteins below share one genomic window:
- a CDS encoding cupin domain-containing protein, translating into MPDTFPRIVTELPQVDLPLEGAAGWLLQGPTRQAVFFRLNPGFEIPEHSHGAQWGIVIQGEIELTIAGEARTYRKGDTYEIGAGVPHSARTRDGALVLDLFEDPARYRPRG; encoded by the coding sequence ATGCCCGACACCTTCCCCCGGATCGTGACCGAGCTTCCGCAGGTGGACCTCCCCCTCGAAGGGGCGGCCGGGTGGCTCCTGCAGGGGCCCACCCGCCAGGCCGTGTTCTTCCGGCTGAACCCCGGGTTCGAGATTCCGGAGCATTCCCACGGCGCCCAGTGGGGGATCGTGATCCAGGGCGAGATCGAGCTGACCATCGCCGGTGAGGCGCGAACCTACCGCAAGGGCGACACCTACGAGATCGGCGCGGGGGTGCCCCACTCGGCGCGCACCCGCGACGGCGCCCTGGTGCTCGACCTGTTCGAGGACCCGGCCCGCTACCGGCCCCGGGGGTAG
- a CDS encoding NupC/NupG family nucleoside CNT transporter, with amino-acid sequence MGGGFVAIRSALGLVVLCALAWGLGENRRAVRWRTVAVGVGLQVAIALVLLKLPPSKGLFLALNRAMDALQEATRAGTSFVFGYLGGAPLPFQEVSAGGSFVLAFQALPIVLVMSALSAVLFHWRVVPWVVRGFSWLLERTLGVGGAVGLSAAANVFVGMVEAPLLVRPYLERMGRGELFMVMTAGMATIAGTVLALYASILGPVLPDAIGHILTASLISAPAAVVAAHLMVPETGEPTGGGLAPPDDYASTMDAVTKGTLAGLGLLLNIVAMLVVLVALVSLVNQALGLLPPVGGEPITMERILGFVLAPVMWLIGIPWSEAVTAGSLMGTKTVLNEFLAYLRLAQLPAEALSDRGRLIVTYALCGFANFGSLGILIGGMGALVPSRRDEIVALGLRSIVSGTLATLMTGAVVGMLTA; translated from the coding sequence ATGGGCGGAGGGTTCGTGGCGATTCGAAGCGCCCTGGGGCTTGTTGTCCTGTGCGCCCTGGCTTGGGGCCTGGGCGAGAACCGACGGGCCGTTCGGTGGCGCACGGTGGCCGTGGGCGTGGGCCTCCAGGTGGCCATCGCCCTCGTGCTGCTCAAGCTGCCGCCGTCCAAGGGGCTGTTCCTGGCCCTGAACCGGGCCATGGACGCCCTCCAGGAGGCCACCCGGGCGGGCACCTCGTTCGTGTTCGGGTACCTGGGGGGAGCCCCCCTGCCGTTTCAGGAGGTCTCCGCCGGCGGGAGCTTCGTGCTGGCGTTCCAGGCCCTGCCCATCGTCCTGGTCATGAGCGCCCTGTCCGCGGTGCTGTTCCACTGGCGGGTGGTGCCCTGGGTGGTGAGGGGGTTCTCGTGGCTCCTCGAGCGCACCCTGGGAGTCGGCGGCGCGGTGGGGCTGTCGGCCGCGGCCAACGTGTTCGTGGGCATGGTGGAGGCCCCCCTTCTGGTGCGCCCCTACCTGGAACGCATGGGCCGGGGGGAGCTGTTCATGGTGATGACCGCCGGCATGGCCACCATCGCCGGCACCGTGCTGGCCCTCTACGCCTCGATCCTCGGGCCGGTCCTGCCCGACGCCATCGGCCACATCCTCACCGCCTCCCTGATCAGCGCCCCGGCCGCGGTGGTGGCCGCCCACCTGATGGTGCCGGAGACCGGCGAGCCCACCGGCGGCGGGCTCGCCCCCCCGGACGACTACGCCTCCACCATGGACGCCGTGACCAAGGGCACGTTGGCGGGCCTGGGGCTCCTCCTGAACATCGTGGCCATGCTGGTGGTGCTGGTGGCCCTGGTGAGCCTGGTGAACCAGGCCCTGGGCCTGCTTCCGCCCGTGGGAGGGGAACCCATCACCATGGAGAGGATCCTGGGCTTCGTGCTGGCGCCGGTCATGTGGCTCATCGGCATCCCCTGGTCCGAGGCGGTCACTGCTGGGAGCCTCATGGGCACCAAGACCGTGCTCAACGAGTTCCTGGCCTACCTCCGGCTGGCCCAGCTGCCGGCCGAGGCCCTCTCGGACCGGGGCCGGCTGATCGTGACCTACGCCCTGTGCGGGTTCGCCAACTTCGGCAGCCTGGGCATCCTGATCGGGGGGATGGGGGCCCTGGTCCCCTCCCGGCGGGACGAGATCGTGGCCCTGGGGCTGCGCTCCATCGTGTCGGGCACCCTGGCCACCCTCATGACCGGGGCGGTGGTGGGGATGCTAACGGCGTAA
- the tkt gene encoding transketolase has translation MSEPHIDALSINTLRFLAVDAVEKARSGHPGMPMGAAPMAYALWTRLLRFDPQAPRWPDRDRFVLSAGHGSMLLYGLLHLAGFGLTLEDLKSFRQWGSKTPGHPEFGETPGVETTTGPLGQGISAAVGMAIAERHLAARYNRPGFEVVDHWTYVIAGDGDLMEGVSAEAASLAGHLGLGRLVVLYDDNRITIEGGTDLTFSEDVEARFRAYGWQTLTVEDGNDPDAVEAALRQARAEPDRPSLIRVRTHIGYGSPGKQDSADAHGAPLGPDEVRRTKERLGWPAEPEFHVPDRAREPFRRAAERGRAERERWEALMARYREQHPDLAAEFERRMAGELPDGWDQAVPTFDPDAKGVATRGAGGKVLNALAARVPELMGGSADLGPSTKTLLNGEDDFSRHTPAGRNLRFGVREHAMAAVLNGMANHGGFRPFGSTFFVFSDYLRPSLRLAALMKLPVIHVFTHDSIFVGEDGPTHQPVEHLASLRAMPNLVVLRPADANETAEAWRVALERTGGPTALVLTRQNVPVLDRGALAPASGLRRGGYVLREASAGPEGVRMILVATGSEVHLALQAADRLEADGVPTRVVSLPSWELFEEQDPAYRDEVLPSAVPARVAVEAGSPFGWDRYAGPAGAVVAIDRFGASAPAGVLAERFGFTVDNVVSTARRVLERAG, from the coding sequence ATGAGCGAGCCCCACATCGACGCGCTGAGCATCAACACCCTCCGGTTCCTGGCCGTGGACGCCGTGGAGAAGGCCCGGTCGGGCCACCCCGGCATGCCCATGGGCGCGGCCCCCATGGCCTACGCCCTGTGGACCCGCCTCCTCCGGTTCGACCCCCAGGCACCCCGGTGGCCCGACCGGGACCGGTTCGTACTGTCGGCCGGCCACGGGTCCATGCTCCTGTACGGGCTGCTGCACCTGGCCGGGTTCGGTCTGACCCTGGAGGATCTCAAGAGCTTCCGCCAGTGGGGCTCGAAGACCCCCGGCCACCCCGAGTTCGGGGAGACCCCGGGCGTGGAGACCACCACCGGCCCCCTGGGGCAGGGCATCTCGGCCGCGGTGGGCATGGCCATCGCCGAGCGGCACCTGGCCGCCCGGTACAACCGGCCCGGGTTCGAGGTGGTGGACCACTGGACCTACGTGATCGCGGGTGACGGCGACCTGATGGAGGGAGTGTCGGCCGAGGCGGCCAGCCTGGCCGGTCACCTGGGCCTGGGCAGGCTGGTGGTCCTGTACGACGACAACCGGATCACCATCGAGGGGGGCACGGACCTGACCTTCTCTGAGGACGTGGAGGCGCGGTTCCGGGCCTACGGCTGGCAGACCCTGACCGTGGAGGACGGCAACGATCCCGACGCGGTGGAGGCGGCCCTGCGCCAGGCCCGGGCCGAGCCGGACCGGCCCTCCCTGATCCGGGTGCGCACCCACATCGGGTACGGCAGCCCCGGCAAGCAGGACTCGGCCGACGCCCACGGCGCCCCCCTGGGGCCCGACGAGGTCCGCCGCACCAAGGAGCGGCTGGGCTGGCCGGCGGAGCCCGAGTTCCACGTGCCCGACAGGGCCCGCGAGCCGTTCCGGCGCGCGGCGGAACGGGGCCGGGCCGAGCGGGAGCGCTGGGAGGCCCTGATGGCCCGGTACCGCGAGCAGCACCCGGACCTGGCCGCCGAGTTCGAGCGCCGGATGGCCGGCGAGCTGCCGGACGGGTGGGACCAGGCGGTTCCCACCTTCGACCCGGATGCCAAGGGCGTGGCCACCCGGGGGGCCGGGGGCAAGGTGCTCAACGCCCTGGCGGCCCGGGTTCCGGAGCTCATGGGCGGATCGGCGGATCTCGGGCCCAGCACCAAGACCCTGCTGAACGGCGAGGACGACTTCTCCCGGCACACCCCGGCCGGCCGAAACCTGCGGTTCGGGGTGCGGGAGCACGCCATGGCCGCCGTGCTGAACGGCATGGCCAACCACGGGGGGTTCCGGCCGTTCGGCTCCACGTTCTTCGTGTTCTCCGACTACCTGCGGCCCTCGCTCCGGCTGGCGGCCCTGATGAAGCTGCCGGTGATCCACGTGTTCACCCACGACAGCATCTTCGTGGGGGAGGACGGCCCCACCCACCAGCCGGTGGAGCACCTGGCGAGCCTCAGGGCCATGCCGAACCTGGTGGTGCTCCGTCCGGCCGACGCCAACGAGACCGCCGAGGCCTGGCGGGTGGCCCTGGAGCGCACCGGCGGCCCCACGGCCCTGGTGCTGACCCGCCAGAACGTGCCGGTCCTGGACCGCGGGGCCCTGGCTCCGGCCTCGGGCCTGCGCCGGGGGGGCTACGTGCTCAGGGAGGCCTCGGCCGGCCCCGAGGGAGTCCGCATGATCCTCGTCGCCACCGGCTCCGAGGTGCACCTGGCCCTGCAGGCCGCGGACCGGCTCGAGGCCGACGGCGTGCCCACCCGGGTGGTCAGCCTGCCCTCCTGGGAACTGTTCGAGGAGCAGGATCCGGCCTATCGGGACGAGGTGCTCCCCTCCGCGGTTCCGGCGCGGGTGGCGGTGGAGGCCGGAAGCCCGTTCGGGTGGGATCGGTACGCGGGCCCGGCCGGCGCGGTGGTGGCCATCGACCGGTTCGGCGCCAGCGCCCCGGCCGGCGTGCTGGCCGAGAGGTTCGGGTTCACCGTGGACAACGTGGTGTCCACGGCCCGGCGGGTGCTGGAGCGCGCGGGCTGA
- a CDS encoding FAD-dependent oxidoreductase: protein MPAAVEVKGRLNGKRVPSKELDERIQQLVRSGKRRLKVVADGQHGIGGRIWPTGDTVKIKVVGAPGQRLGAMGMFGTEIVVEGSCSDDVGWINCGAKITVLGDVANGAHNAGAQGVLYVQGGGGARCDTLTKYNPRFDPIQSWYFRDVGDSFAEFKAGGIAVVCGVNPRNPDNVLGYRPCVGMVGGTIYFRGPTEGVSEDDVRITELTDADWAWLKKHMKPFLRAVDRMGFYESLTRSPEEWRKIVALTPDERAERARSKRRSMAEFRRNVWFKGVGEGGIFADYITDERTIIPFTVTGELRRQRPVWENDKYAPPCAGYCPTGIPTHERTRLLREGHETEALDLVLRYSPFPGTVCGYVCPNLCMDNCSRQQYLSDPVDVSFLGRLSLDRPAPRIEAKRSERIAVIGGGPAGMSAAWQLRLRGYQVSLYEREEELGGKIYYCIPEDRLPREILAKEIERFRATGIEVHTGVEVDSAKYQGIHQTHDVVLLATGCHSPRVIPFPGYEHVIPGIVFLKEINARNPRDLTGMDVVVIGAGNVGMDICVEAFNCGAKTVTAVDIQKPASFGKEQKMAKERGAEILYPKFTDRYDPEEKRIYFKDGTSLRADAVFISIGETPELDFLPETIDRERGFVRVDPVGRTTDPKVFAVGDVTQPGLITNAIGSGLRAARYIHSLISKTEYEDDRKEVIPYERIRFQWYDRARQDDLSRTCEGEAAKCMSCASCRDCHLCENTCYWGAISRRETPGGGYEYMVDDEKCIGCGFCAGICPCGIWTLYEY, encoded by the coding sequence ATGCCTGCAGCGGTGGAAGTCAAAGGACGGTTGAACGGAAAGAGGGTGCCTTCCAAGGAGCTCGACGAGCGCATCCAGCAACTGGTGCGCTCCGGCAAGCGCCGGCTCAAGGTGGTGGCCGACGGCCAGCACGGCATCGGCGGCCGCATCTGGCCCACGGGCGACACCGTTAAGATCAAGGTGGTGGGCGCGCCGGGCCAGCGGCTGGGGGCCATGGGCATGTTCGGCACCGAGATCGTGGTCGAGGGGTCCTGCTCGGACGACGTGGGCTGGATCAACTGCGGGGCCAAGATCACGGTGCTCGGCGACGTGGCCAACGGCGCCCACAACGCAGGGGCCCAGGGGGTGCTGTACGTCCAGGGCGGCGGGGGGGCCCGGTGCGACACCCTCACCAAGTACAACCCCCGGTTCGACCCGATCCAGTCGTGGTACTTCCGGGACGTGGGCGACTCGTTCGCCGAGTTCAAGGCGGGGGGCATCGCGGTGGTGTGCGGGGTGAACCCCCGGAACCCCGACAACGTGCTGGGGTACCGGCCGTGCGTGGGCATGGTGGGCGGCACCATCTACTTCCGCGGGCCCACCGAGGGGGTCAGCGAGGACGACGTCCGGATCACCGAGCTCACCGACGCGGACTGGGCCTGGCTCAAGAAGCACATGAAGCCGTTCCTCCGGGCCGTAGACCGGATGGGGTTCTACGAGTCCCTGACCCGCAGCCCGGAGGAGTGGCGCAAGATCGTGGCCCTGACCCCGGACGAGCGGGCCGAGCGGGCCCGGTCGAAGCGGCGGAGCATGGCCGAGTTCCGGCGGAACGTATGGTTCAAGGGGGTGGGCGAGGGCGGGATCTTCGCCGACTACATCACCGACGAGCGCACCATCATCCCGTTCACGGTCACGGGCGAGCTGCGTCGCCAGCGGCCGGTGTGGGAGAACGACAAGTACGCGCCGCCGTGCGCGGGGTACTGCCCCACCGGCATCCCCACCCACGAGCGTACCCGGCTCCTGCGGGAGGGCCACGAGACGGAGGCCTTGGACCTGGTGCTCCGGTACTCGCCGTTCCCCGGCACGGTGTGCGGGTACGTGTGCCCCAACCTGTGCATGGACAACTGCTCGCGCCAGCAGTACCTGTCGGATCCGGTGGACGTGAGCTTCCTGGGGAGGCTGAGCCTGGACCGGCCGGCGCCCAGGATCGAGGCGAAGCGGTCCGAGCGGATCGCGGTGATCGGCGGCGGCCCGGCCGGCATGAGCGCGGCGTGGCAGCTGCGGCTCCGGGGCTACCAGGTCAGCCTGTACGAGCGGGAGGAGGAGCTCGGCGGGAAGATCTACTACTGCATCCCCGAGGACCGGCTGCCCCGGGAGATCCTGGCCAAGGAGATCGAACGGTTCCGCGCCACGGGCATCGAGGTGCACACCGGCGTGGAGGTGGACTCGGCCAAGTACCAGGGGATCCACCAGACCCACGACGTGGTGCTGTTGGCCACCGGCTGCCACTCGCCCCGGGTGATCCCGTTCCCGGGCTACGAGCACGTGATCCCGGGCATCGTGTTCCTCAAGGAGATCAACGCCCGCAACCCCCGGGACCTCACGGGCATGGACGTGGTGGTGATCGGCGCCGGAAACGTGGGCATGGACATCTGCGTGGAGGCCTTCAACTGCGGGGCCAAGACCGTGACCGCGGTGGACATCCAGAAGCCCGCGTCCTTCGGCAAGGAACAGAAGATGGCCAAGGAGCGGGGCGCGGAGATCCTCTACCCCAAGTTCACCGACCGCTACGACCCCGAGGAGAAGCGCATCTACTTCAAGGACGGCACCTCGCTTCGGGCCGACGCGGTGTTCATCTCGATCGGCGAGACCCCGGAGCTCGATTTCCTGCCCGAGACCATCGACCGGGAGCGGGGGTTCGTGCGGGTGGACCCGGTGGGCCGCACCACCGATCCCAAGGTGTTCGCGGTGGGCGACGTGACCCAGCCGGGCCTCATCACCAACGCCATCGGCTCGGGCCTTCGGGCCGCCCGGTACATCCACTCGCTGATCTCCAAGACCGAGTACGAGGACGACCGCAAGGAGGTGATCCCGTACGAGCGGATCCGGTTCCAGTGGTACGACCGGGCCCGGCAGGACGACCTGTCGCGCACCTGCGAGGGCGAGGCCGCCAAGTGCATGTCGTGCGCCAGCTGCCGGGACTGCCACCTGTGCGAGAACACCTGCTACTGGGGGGCCATCTCCCGACGGGAGACCCCGGGCGGCGGGTACGAGTACATGGTGGACGACGAGAAGTGCATCGGGTGCGGCTTCTGCGCCGGCATCTGCCCCTGCGGGATCTGGACGCTGTACGAGTACTGA
- a CDS encoding glutamate synthase-related protein, whose amino-acid sequence MESVGRLDHNHQLSLNDLPYIVRWEDPRCTRCGRCTAVCPVRAIEPGVFEKRLVESTGPIPLPTTVRKVVSGVRQVTDIRRRCIGCATCRLVCPNDAIRPEFNPANKFNWHINQGGEPYKRGGRRNDPGVSTLDQLKFTRISMLTDPALDAGRHEFRVRTYLGRNLPPEQLPLRVEGDSLVKDGTPFIPPVREIFPIRIGGMSVGALSPHMWEGLAMGVAYLNEVEKIPVVMCTGEGGMPPRLLKSPFLKYFILQIASGYFGWDEIIHAVPEMQCDPAAIEIKYGQGAKPGDGGLLMAAKVLKHIARIRGVPEYVDLASPPTHQTKYSIEEAVAKMITSMSMLFGFRVPVYPKISGTKTALAVLNNLARNPFAAALTIDGEDGGTGAAYTVSLDKMGHPIASNLRECYLNLVKIGKQNELPLFAAGGVGKSGNLAANAAALIMLGASGADCGKYIMQAAAGCLGDERNRCNICNTGKCPRGITTQDPKLYRRLDPDKVAERVVDVFVAADKELKKIFAPMGRSTELPIGMSDGLSVADKAVADRLQIAYAC is encoded by the coding sequence ATGGAATCAGTTGGACGGCTCGACCACAACCATCAGCTTAGCCTGAACGACCTCCCCTACATCGTCCGCTGGGAGGACCCCCGGTGCACCCGGTGCGGCCGGTGCACAGCGGTGTGCCCCGTGCGGGCCATCGAACCGGGGGTGTTCGAGAAGCGCCTGGTGGAGTCCACCGGCCCGATCCCCCTGCCCACCACGGTGCGCAAGGTGGTGTCGGGGGTGCGCCAGGTCACGGACATCCGACGCCGGTGCATCGGCTGCGCCACCTGCCGGCTGGTGTGCCCCAACGACGCGATCCGGCCCGAGTTCAACCCGGCCAACAAGTTCAACTGGCACATCAACCAGGGCGGCGAGCCCTACAAGCGGGGCGGCCGGCGCAACGACCCGGGCGTGTCCACCCTGGACCAGCTCAAGTTCACCCGGATCTCCATGCTCACCGACCCGGCCCTGGACGCCGGACGGCACGAGTTCCGGGTGCGCACCTACCTGGGCCGGAACCTGCCGCCCGAGCAGCTTCCCCTGCGGGTGGAGGGCGACAGCCTGGTGAAAGACGGCACCCCGTTCATCCCGCCGGTGCGCGAGATCTTCCCGATCCGGATCGGGGGCATGTCGGTGGGGGCCCTGTCGCCCCACATGTGGGAGGGGCTGGCCATGGGGGTGGCGTACCTGAACGAGGTCGAGAAGATCCCGGTGGTGATGTGCACCGGGGAGGGCGGCATGCCGCCCCGGCTCCTGAAGAGCCCGTTCCTCAAGTACTTCATCCTGCAGATCGCCTCGGGCTACTTCGGGTGGGACGAGATCATCCACGCCGTGCCCGAGATGCAGTGCGACCCGGCGGCCATCGAGATCAAGTACGGCCAGGGCGCCAAGCCCGGCGACGGGGGTCTGCTCATGGCCGCCAAGGTGCTCAAGCACATCGCCCGGATCCGGGGCGTGCCCGAGTACGTGGACCTGGCCTCGCCGCCGACCCACCAGACCAAGTACTCCATCGAGGAGGCGGTGGCGAAGATGATCACCTCCATGTCGATGCTGTTCGGGTTCCGGGTGCCGGTGTACCCCAAGATCTCGGGCACCAAGACCGCCCTGGCCGTGCTGAACAACCTGGCCCGCAACCCGTTCGCCGCCGCCCTGACCATCGACGGCGAGGACGGGGGAACCGGCGCGGCCTACACCGTGAGCCTGGACAAGATGGGGCACCCCATCGCCTCGAACCTCCGGGAGTGCTACCTGAACCTGGTGAAGATCGGCAAGCAGAACGAGCTGCCCCTGTTCGCGGCCGGCGGGGTGGGCAAGAGCGGCAACCTGGCGGCCAACGCGGCCGCGCTGATCATGCTGGGGGCCTCGGGCGCCGACTGCGGCAAGTACATCATGCAGGCCGCGGCCGGGTGCCTGGGCGACGAGCGCAACCGGTGCAACATCTGCAACACCGGAAAGTGCCCCCGGGGCATCACCACCCAGGACCCGAAGCTCTACCGCCGGCTCGACCCCGACAAGGTGGCCGAGCGGGTGGTGGACGTGTTCGTGGCCGCCGACAAGGAACTCAAGAAGATCTTCGCGCCCATGGGCCGGTCCACGGAGCTGCCGATCGGCATGTCCGACGGGTTGAGCGTGGCCGACAAGGCCGTGGCCGACCGGCTCCAGATCGCCTACGCCTGTTAG
- a CDS encoding class II glutamine amidotransferase domain-containing protein: MCRLAAIISNEYFSPMENILALETMKEGHDGSGLGLILRDLGGEFEDLKEFPVLSAITTEKGFYDLDQFMVSRGFRTKHMWEPELSPNPGPTVERHDRYIVKAFEYPDHIRDKPFEEKAEFLLRTRLEIRAMGERDGGSIRVFSFWPDVVTLKAVGDPLEVGEFFGLDKKPIPARVVFAQGRQNTNYAINLYACHPFFIQGVFTMTNGENTAFVPIREYLTSRGEPGYVGYNSDSEVFAHILHFMRYRLGYPLPYYKDVITPLKDEEMEGRPDADALRLMKRSLRMLTIDGPNCVIGCDRDGTVFMVQDAKKLRPGVVGGVKGRVGLMSEVCGLTAAVPDRDTEKDVFPMKYDFVAVRPGAEEIEIWNQLDGSTTTISLA; the protein is encoded by the coding sequence ATGTGCCGGTTAGCCGCGATCATCTCCAACGAGTACTTCTCCCCCATGGAGAACATCCTCGCCCTCGAGACCATGAAGGAGGGCCACGATGGCTCGGGCCTGGGGCTCATCCTCCGGGACCTGGGGGGGGAGTTCGAGGACCTCAAGGAGTTCCCGGTCCTGTCGGCCATCACCACGGAGAAGGGGTTCTACGACCTGGACCAGTTCATGGTGTCCAGGGGGTTCCGCACCAAGCACATGTGGGAGCCGGAGCTGTCGCCCAACCCCGGGCCCACGGTGGAGCGCCACGATCGCTACATCGTGAAGGCGTTCGAGTACCCGGACCACATCCGCGACAAGCCGTTCGAGGAGAAGGCCGAGTTCCTGCTCCGCACCCGCCTCGAAATCCGGGCCATGGGCGAGCGGGACGGCGGGTCGATCCGGGTGTTCAGCTTCTGGCCCGACGTGGTCACCCTGAAGGCCGTGGGCGACCCCCTGGAGGTGGGGGAGTTCTTCGGCCTGGACAAGAAGCCGATCCCGGCCAGGGTGGTGTTCGCCCAGGGTCGCCAGAACACCAACTACGCCATCAACCTCTACGCCTGCCACCCCTTCTTCATCCAGGGGGTGTTCACCATGACCAACGGCGAGAACACGGCCTTCGTGCCGATCCGGGAGTACCTGACCAGCCGGGGCGAGCCGGGGTACGTGGGGTACAACTCCGACAGTGAGGTGTTCGCCCACATCCTCCACTTCATGCGCTACCGGCTGGGCTACCCCCTGCCCTACTACAAGGACGTGATCACCCCCCTCAAGGACGAGGAGATGGAGGGCAGGCCCGATGCCGACGCCCTGCGGCTGATGAAGCGGAGCCTGCGCATGCTCACCATCGACGGCCCCAACTGCGTGATCGGGTGCGACCGGGACGGCACGGTGTTCATGGTGCAGGATGCCAAGAAGCTTCGCCCCGGCGTGGTGGGCGGGGTGAAGGGCCGGGTGGGGCTCATGTCCGAGGTGTGTGGCCTGACCGCGGCCGTGCCGGACCGGGACACCGAGAAGGACGTGTTCCCGATGAAGTACGACTTCGTTGCGGTGCGCCCCGGCGCAGAGGAGATCGAGATATGGAATCAGTTGGACGGCTCGACCACAACCATCAGCTTAGCCTGA
- a CDS encoding cupin domain-containing protein, translating into MKITRISEHTTERKNPVASGAHSRVTVWRLDPGDQIRPHVHAGDHVWVVTEGSGWFLTPEAEHPVGAGTLVFVPEGEAHGMRASEEGLRFVSVSAGGD; encoded by the coding sequence ATGAAGATCACCCGGATCTCGGAGCACACGACCGAACGCAAGAACCCCGTGGCCTCGGGGGCCCACAGCCGGGTCACGGTGTGGAGGCTCGACCCCGGCGACCAGATCCGGCCCCACGTGCACGCGGGCGACCACGTGTGGGTGGTGACCGAGGGATCGGGGTGGTTCCTGACCCCCGAGGCCGAGCACCCGGTGGGGGCGGGGACCCTGGTGTTCGTGCCCGAGGGCGAGGCCCACGGGATGCGGGCATCGGAGGAGGGGCTCCGGTTCGTCTCGGTGAGCGCCGGAGGAGACTGA
- a CDS encoding phosphoribosyl-ATP diphosphatase has protein sequence MTRNPQPPTADILRRVYEVILDRKANPRADSYVCRLLGKGEDKILQKVGEEAVEVLLAGKSGDDDALVYELADLVFHCLVLLGHRGIDPQRVAEELARRFGTSGLAEKAARKG, from the coding sequence ATGACCAGGAATCCCCAGCCTCCGACCGCCGACATCCTGCGACGCGTGTACGAGGTCATTCTGGACCGCAAGGCCAACCCCCGCGCCGACTCGTACGTGTGTCGGCTGCTCGGGAAGGGGGAGGACAAGATCCTCCAGAAGGTGGGAGAGGAGGCGGTCGAGGTCCTGTTGGCCGGCAAGTCCGGGGACGACGACGCCCTGGTGTACGAGCTGGCGGACCTGGTGTTCCACTGCCTCGTTCTTTTGGGGCATCGGGGCATCGACCCCCAGAGGGTGGCGGAGGAGCTGGCCCGGCGGTTCGGCACCTCGGGCCTCGCCGAGAAGGCGGCCCGAAAGGGCTGA
- the hisF gene encoding imidazole glycerol phosphate synthase subunit HisF codes for MLAKRIIPCLDVNAGRVVKGTNFVNLRDAGDPVEVAELYDAQGADELTFLDITASSDERDIIIDVVRATAERVFMPVTVGGGVRAVDDVRRLLLAGADKVSINTAAVQRPELVAEASQRFGSQCIVVAIDAKRRGEGPEEGWEVYTHGGRRPTGLDAVEWARRVEALGAGEILLTSMDCDGTKDGFDIALTRAVAEAVEIPVIASGGAGNAHHMYEALTAGRADAALAASIFHFRELTVGEVKRYLAERGVPVRLEDQGAES; via the coding sequence ATGCTCGCGAAACGGATCATCCCTTGCCTTGACGTGAACGCCGGCCGGGTCGTGAAGGGCACGAACTTCGTGAACCTTCGCGACGCCGGCGACCCGGTGGAGGTGGCCGAGCTCTACGACGCCCAGGGCGCGGACGAGCTCACCTTTCTCGACATCACCGCCTCGAGCGACGAGCGGGACATCATCATCGACGTGGTGCGGGCCACGGCCGAGCGGGTGTTCATGCCGGTCACGGTGGGCGGCGGGGTGCGCGCGGTGGACGACGTGCGGCGGCTGCTCTTGGCGGGGGCCGACAAGGTCTCCATCAACACCGCGGCGGTGCAGCGACCGGAGTTGGTGGCCGAGGCCAGCCAGCGGTTCGGGTCCCAGTGCATCGTGGTGGCCATCGACGCGAAGCGCCGGGGCGAGGGGCCGGAAGAGGGCTGGGAGGTGTACACCCACGGAGGGCGCCGTCCCACCGGCCTGGACGCGGTGGAGTGGGCCCGCCGGGTCGAGGCCCTGGGTGCCGGCGAGATCCTGCTGACCAGCATGGACTGCGACGGCACCAAGGACGGGTTCGACATCGCCCTGACCCGGGCCGTGGCCGAGGCGGTGGAGATCCCGGTGATCGCGTCGGGCGGCGCGGGCAACGCCCACCACATGTACGAGGCCCTCACGGCCGGCCGGGCCGACGCGGCGCTCGCGGCCAGCATCTTCCACTTTCGAGAGCTCACGGTGGGCGAGGTCAAGCGGTACCTGGCCGAGCGGGGGGTGCCGGTGCGGCTCGAGGACCAAGGGGCCGAGTCATGA